Proteins co-encoded in one Stomoxys calcitrans chromosome 5, idStoCalc2.1, whole genome shotgun sequence genomic window:
- the LOC106081353 gene encoding protein late bloomer, with amino-acid sequence MGCATTTVKIASIIFNIILAIFAIGCIIGISFNPDAMREDIAIGAYIACSLIVFFAFLGCFAAIRESVCLTATCAVFLLVLAALQIALTCIGMSDTGVRSGVDTVNKAWEANAMDEIQREHECCGKVSPNDYITLNKAVPKSCYFDEDEANSLFHEGCKDKLQQYYDNESYFFAIASWSLVVFEIIGFLLALFLVINFRNTQRRMQF; translated from the exons ATCTTTGCCATAGGATGTATTATTGGTATTTCCTTCAACCCGGATGCCATGCGTGAAGATATCGCCATTGGTGCCTACATTGCCTGCTCCCTCATAGTGTTCTTTGCTTTCCTTGGATGCTTTGCGGCAATACGTGAATCTGTTTGCCTAACAGCAACT TGTGCCGTATTCCTACTGGTTCTGGCCGCCTTGCAAATTGCGCTGACATGTATAGGCATGAGCGACACTGGAGTGCGTAGCGGAGTCGACACCGTCAACAAAGCCTGGGAAGCCAATGCCATGGATGAAATACAACGCGAACATGAGTGCTGCGGCAAAGTAAGCCCAAATGATTACATTACTCTGAACAAGGCTGTGCCAAAAAGTTGCTacttcgatgaggatgaggcCAACAGTCTCTTTCACGAAGGCTGCAAGGACAAATTGCAGCAATACTACGATAATGAGTCCTATTTCTTTGCCATTGCCTCTTGGTCCTTGGTGGTATTTGAG ATTATTGGTTTCCTGCTGGCTCTCTTCTTGGTCATCAATTTCCGCAACACACAAAGACGCATGCAGTTTTAG